A window of Coraliomargarita sinensis genomic DNA:
CGGCTCCGGGTCAAAAGGATCGGGTAAGTTTGCTGTCTGCTGACGCTGCACCATGTTCACAAAGGAGGCCGGATAGGCATAACCGGCACCGGTTGAGTTGGCCTTGGGGTTGTGCCGCCCGCCTTCGCCCCAAAGGTTGCCGTGTCCCACATCGTGATCGTCCGGAATACAAATTGTAGGCCGGTCCTTCATCAGCTCGGCAAACTGCACACCGAATTGCAGCCAACCGTAGGTGGCTTCGTCGTGCGTGTAATTTTGATCCCCTGCGAAAAAGAGAAGGTCCGGGTCCTGCTGCAGCAATTTGCTGACAATCTCATGCCGTGTATCGCCCTGCATATCTCTGGGCGAATTGCAGGACATCGAGGCCACCACGATGACTTCCTTGTCAATCGGATCCTTGCGAATGAGCCCTTCAAATGAAGACAAGTCGCCCAGGCGCAAGCGGTACGGGACGTCGACCCGGTTATTCCAGCCTTCGACTCTGAATTGACAATCCCAGCCCGGATAGAGCACAGGCTTCGTATCTACGGCAACCCATTCACCGTCACGCATGAACTCCAATGTAATCTTTTTCGGTTCGTCCGGCAGCAGGGGAAAGCATTGCGCGGTCATTTTCAGAACCTCGTTGTCGTGAGTGTAGAGCGCAAAAGCCAGTGTTTCATTACGCGGACGCTCCCGGAACCACTGCCCCGCCCTTTTCGCCTCTTTTCCCTGCAACTCCCACCACTTACCCGTCGCGAGATTGTCGGAATTCCGGGCTTTGTTATAATCGTCGCCAAAGGGATATGGCTCGTAATAATCGACTTCTGCTCCGGCGGAAAGTGCCAGCGCCATGACCGCGAAGCAGCAGACATTGACTTTGCGAATTTCGAGGCAAAAAGACTTTGTATTGAACATCAGGGATAAAGACATTCGCGCAGCTTGATACACCTTCCATAACTCGGCAACAAAACTCGGCAACGAATCCGTCTTGAGCAAAACGGTTGGATTCCTAGGCTCGCTATCCGTGGACCATTCAAAACATAATTTTCAGCCTTACAAACCCCACCCCTGGCATGGTATTGAACCGGCGACAAATCACGCAGGCACCGTGCGGGCCTTTATCGAAGTCACACAGTATGACCGGATCAAGTTCGAGGTCGACCCTGACACTGGCTATCTCTGCGTCGACCGTCCGCAGCGTAATTCCAGCCTGCCACCTGTCCCCTACGGCTTCATTCCCAAGACCCTTTGCGGCAGCAAGACCGGCAACCAGGTCCGCGAGGGTGTGGAGGGTGACGGCGATGCCCTGGACATCTGCGTGCTCTGCGAGCACGAGATCACCCGCTCCGAAGTCGTTCTCAACGCACGCATCGTGGGCGGGTTCCTGACTTTTGATTCAGGTATGGCCGACCCAAAACTGATCGCGGTACTCGATGGTGACCTTCTCTGGGGAAACATCCAGGATCTCAGCGATGTGCCGCCGCGCTTGATTGATCGACTGGAGCACTACTTCCGGCAGTACAAGGTCGAACGCGGACGCGAAAATCCAGTCGAGATTGAGGGGCGCTGCGACCGCAAAAAAGCCATGCAATTACTCGAAGCTTCACTGGAAGATTACACCAAGCAGTTTGCATAAGCCCTTACACTTCGCTAAGCCGATGCAATACTTTTAGCCGGCGCCCTCCATTTCCAGTAAGCAGTAAACTGTTGATCGGCTTCGGTCATTGCCGAGGCCGACCTGATACATTCGTCTGCCTAACAACTCCTGCATGAATTTCTACCTCTACCTCTTTACCGTCTTCATATTAAGCCTGCAAACGTCTTGCGCGAAACAGGACTTTGAGCGCCCCTGGAATAAGGATGTCATCTATTTCGTAATGACCGATCGTTTCTTTGATGGCGATCCGTCCAACAACCGCCCCGAAGGTAGTGATCCTTTACTCTACGATCCGGCGCAGGCCCACATCGACCGATATCACGGGGGTGACTTTCGAGGACTCGAGCTCGCACTGGAAAGTGGCTACTTTAATGCTCTCGGCGTTACCACCATCTGGATCACCCCGCCGGTGCGTAACGTCTGGAATTCTTCATTCGATTTGCACGATGCGCCAAAAACTGGCTACCACGGCTACTGGGCACAGGACTTTCTCGACATTGATCCCCACCTTGTGTCGAAGCGCTCATTGGACGGACACGTAAACTATCCCGACTCACGGGAGGGACGGATGCAGCACTACAAGGATCTCGTCGAACGGGCCCACAGTAAAGGCATCAAGATCGTGCAGGACATTGTCTGTAATCATGCCGGGCCGGTCTTTTATTATGACGCCAATGGGAACGACGCCTTCGACCACCAGCTCAAGAGCGAGTGGATTCAGCCTTACAACGATTCCAGCAGGTACGGGAATGCCGCTTGGACTGACATCCCGAAGTGGAATCTGGCGCGCACCGAACCCGGCTCGACGCAAACCGTTCTCGGTCAGCGCTTGCCCTTAAACGGTAGCCTAGCCCAACTTTCCAGTTATGGTCGCAAGGGCATGTCGCCCGGAAGCCTGGGTGCCTCGAACGGCGAAGAAGTGTTGTGTGATTTCTTTTCGCTGCGGGACTTCAATACCGCTCCGGACAGTCCGCACTTCGATGCGCTGGTCGACGACTTCGTGGAAATCTATGCGTTCTATATTGAAACCATCGGGGTGGACGGTTTCCGCATCGATACGGTCAAGCACGTGCACCATGGCTTTTGGGATGCCTTCACCCATCGCCTGCGTGAACGACTCGGAGCAGAGCAAGCAGAGAAACTTATCCTTTTCGGAGAAGTCTACGACGGCAATCCGGCAGCGCTCGGCCAATATACTTACCGCAGCGATTGGCCCGAGGAACAGGGACCAGCCATCGACTCGCTGCTCAACTTTCAGTTCTGCTACGCCGTGCGCAGCTATCTGCGAACAGGCAACGACAGCTTCGGTACAGCCCACGGTATCGAAAATGCCATCCGGGCTCTAGGTTCGAGGCCGCAAGATGGGCGTGAGCGCCCCTACTACAATCAGACCGCTGGCCCGGATGGTCTCAATGCCTCAGAGAAAATCGTCAACTTCGTGGAAAACCATGACGGGATCAACCGCTTCCGGGTGCGGGGTGTGAGTCAAGCGCGGCATTTTCTCGCCAACGCACTCACCCTGGCAATGCCCGGCATTCCCTGCCTTTACTACGGCAGTGAGACCGCTCTGCAGGACGAACTCGCCGGGCCCAACGAGGATGCCGAAACCGGACGTATGACATACATCCGCGCCGATAATCCACAAGCGCTGGAGGAGAATCCCCAAGACGAGCACTTTCAAGCCATGGCTGAACTCATCCGTTTGCGGCAGACTCTGCCAGCGCTGCATGGCTTCGAGATTCAACCGCTCTGGGTGGACAGCCCTGCCGCCGAAACGGACGATGGCATTTTCGCTTTTGCGCGGGGTGGCCGGGATGCCGCACCGGTCGTCGTGGTGATGAATGCAAGCGACAAAAAAGCCAGCACCTCGATTCCCGGCCACCGGATGCAACTGATCGATAGCTCCGGTGCGCCGCTTCTTCAACCGGGCGAGCGGTTGGAGAGGGTTCCCCTCCTTCGGGATGAAGGCGACACCGCATCAGTGGAGCTCGTTTGGGAGGGGGATCAACCGAAAGCCAGTATCAAGGCGAACCCGGAGAGTTTCCACTTGTTTCGAGTGATAAAGGAATAGGTCAATGCACGTAGGGGCTTTCCTTTGGGAAGCCCGCGAAATTTCGTGAGCGTTAACGAAAGATCTTTAGCCGCAACAACGCGGGTGGTGACGAGCACACCCCGAGGGGATGGCCATCCCACCGGCCGTCACGCCTCCACCCGGTCAGGATCATCCACATCATCCACGAACAGCGTCAGAATGGCGGCGACCACCCATGTAGCCCCTCCGAGCATCAGAGCCAAAACCGTTTGCCCGCCAAACAAACCAGTGACCAGAAGTCCCAGAATCGTCGCGGCCAACATCTGCGGGAGCACAATAAAGAAATTAAAGATCCCCATGTAGAGTCCCATCTTCTCCGCAGGCAGCGCCCCGGAGAGAATGGCATAGGGCATGGAGAGAATGCTCGCCCAGGCAATCCCCACACCGAGCATGGAGAGTAAGATCCAGTTCGGCCCCGGCAGAAAATAGACCGAAGCCAAACCCAGCGCGCCACAGATGAGTGCAACCGCATGCGTGATCTTGCGGCTCGTCCATTTCGCAAAAACCGGCAACGCGAAGGCCACCAGTGCGGCGAATCCGTTGTATACGGCAAAGGCAATACCGACCCAGTCCGCCCCGGTGTTATACTCTTTACGAATCACAGTCAGCCGCTCGCCAAGTGCAGCCGGCAGGTCGCCCTTTTCCCCGTAGCTGATGAAAAAGTTCACCGTGCGCATGCTGCCGACGACCTCATCGGCCCCCGCCTCAAAGTCCGAGCGGTAGCTCTCGAGGTCACGAAGCACTCCGTTGTAAGCGGCCTCCCAATCCGGATTGACCCCCTTGGCCTCGATCACCGCTGCACTTTGCTCGAGTGCCCCCACCTCATCGACGGTCAGGTGCATATCGTAGAGATGACTCGTCACTCCGGACGTGGTGTAGATCCACATGGAAAAAAGCGCGAACCAGGAAAAGAACTGAACCGCGGCCAGTTGCTTCATTGTTTTAGGCATGGCGTAGAGATCGTTCATCACCACGACCAAACCGTTCTTGGTGGAGCCCTTCTT
This region includes:
- a CDS encoding inorganic diphosphatase, whose protein sequence is MDHSKHNFQPYKPHPWHGIEPATNHAGTVRAFIEVTQYDRIKFEVDPDTGYLCVDRPQRNSSLPPVPYGFIPKTLCGSKTGNQVREGVEGDGDALDICVLCEHEITRSEVVLNARIVGGFLTFDSGMADPKLIAVLDGDLLWGNIQDLSDVPPRLIDRLEHYFRQYKVERGRENPVEIEGRCDRKKAMQLLEASLEDYTKQFA
- a CDS encoding MFS transporter, which produces MQRPKLSFWQIWNMSFGFFGIQFGFALQNANVSRIFETLGADKHAIPLLWIAAPLTGLIVQPIVGYFSDRTWCRLGRRRPYFLGGAVCASLALTVMPNSPYLWIAAGMLWIMDASINVSMEPFRAFVGDMLPSEQRTKGFAMQSFFIGAGSVIASALPYMLTNWFGVSNVAPEGVIPDSVKWSFYLGAAVFLAAVLWTVIKSKEYSPQELAAFEGADVAEDELAVRARMENESAAADARLKKKATHGPIFLIGGLLLTAAVYFSGWEKELYIVTGGFCALGALLLISVALQKKGSTKNGLVVVMNDLYAMPKTMKQLAAVQFFSWFALFSMWIYTTSGVTSHLYDMHLTVDEVGALEQSAAVIEAKGVNPDWEAAYNGVLRDLESYRSDFEAGADEVVGSMRTVNFFISYGEKGDLPAALGERLTVIRKEYNTGADWVGIAFAVYNGFAALVAFALPVFAKWTSRKITHAVALICGALGLASVYFLPGPNWILLSMLGVGIAWASILSMPYAILSGALPAEKMGLYMGIFNFFIVLPQMLAATILGLLVTGLFGGQTVLALMLGGATWVVAAILTLFVDDVDDPDRVEA
- a CDS encoding alpha-amylase family glycosyl hydrolase, with translation MNFYLYLFTVFILSLQTSCAKQDFERPWNKDVIYFVMTDRFFDGDPSNNRPEGSDPLLYDPAQAHIDRYHGGDFRGLELALESGYFNALGVTTIWITPPVRNVWNSSFDLHDAPKTGYHGYWAQDFLDIDPHLVSKRSLDGHVNYPDSREGRMQHYKDLVERAHSKGIKIVQDIVCNHAGPVFYYDANGNDAFDHQLKSEWIQPYNDSSRYGNAAWTDIPKWNLARTEPGSTQTVLGQRLPLNGSLAQLSSYGRKGMSPGSLGASNGEEVLCDFFSLRDFNTAPDSPHFDALVDDFVEIYAFYIETIGVDGFRIDTVKHVHHGFWDAFTHRLRERLGAEQAEKLILFGEVYDGNPAALGQYTYRSDWPEEQGPAIDSLLNFQFCYAVRSYLRTGNDSFGTAHGIENAIRALGSRPQDGRERPYYNQTAGPDGLNASEKIVNFVENHDGINRFRVRGVSQARHFLANALTLAMPGIPCLYYGSETALQDELAGPNEDAETGRMTYIRADNPQALEENPQDEHFQAMAELIRLRQTLPALHGFEIQPLWVDSPAAETDDGIFAFARGGRDAAPVVVVMNASDKKASTSIPGHRMQLIDSSGAPLLQPGERLERVPLLRDEGDTASVELVWEGDQPKASIKANPESFHLFRVIKE